AATTTTCATCTCAAAAGACCGATATGATGAGAGGAGGTGTTCAGAGGTAAATGAGTGGATGTCACTAGAAAGGGGATAGTATCGGACGAGATCATGTAAATTTTCATTTCGAAAGACCAATCTAATAAGATGAGGTGATCGATCACATGTATATGACAGAAAGTGTTTTCTCCTCAATATCTATGTGGGATTAACATGCACCTTTTCCTAATAGCTAGCTTTCAAGGATGAGTTCTACCGAAGTTCCAACATGCCATACACAAATTCACATCTAACTAAGTATTCTCATGAAAAGATTTTCCTTACCTTTGAGAGGTATAAAGCCTTTTTCCATGAGGAAGTGATAGTTCAAGTAAGCGAAAAAGCCACAAGCACTATGCGTCCAAAACATAACTTGAGGGACTCCAAGTTCCTCAGCTGCTTGAAGAGTGAAGCTCATGCAACCATCAGAAACTATGCCGGTGACCGGAGGGATGTTGACATCGGCGTTGAGTTGAGAGAGGAGGTTGCGGAAGGGAACTAAACAAGTCTTCCTGGTGGAGTCACATAGGGAAGGAACGTCTTGGGTAGTATCAATGTTATCTGAATGTGGGAGACCATCAGGAATGGTGTGGAAGTGAAAGTCAGGTAAGCCCTTTAGAGAATCAGGACCTCTTGACTTAAGTAAGCGTCTGTGATTGTATTCAGTGTTGACAAAGGTGATATGGAAGCCTCTGTGATGAAGAAGCTTTGCTACCTTGAGCATAGCGCTAAGGTGGCCTTGGGCTGGGACTGGGATGCATACGGCATGGggcttcttctcctcccttACAGTAgaacccatctctctctttggAGGCTTAGTGCTTGTGGAGGTTCGTGGATTTATGCTTCacaagagagacagagagagagagagagagagagagaatgagttgTTCCATCACCAAACCCCAACCCCCAACAAGAAGTGGTTTTTGGAAGGAGCAAAGGAAAAGGTAAGGTTTGCTGGTTTGGataaaagtaaagaaaatgcTTAACCAGAAATAATCGTGGGAGCCGTGTACTCAGACGTGTGTGGATCAGATTCTTTTATGAGAATGATTGGAATGGTTTCTGTACGATCTGATCCGTACAAATGGAATTCATTGCATAACTTTTTCCTATCGTGGATCAGAATCGTATAAGAATGGTTCTGTACCTGGTCCATGGTCCACTTTCCATTCAGACTACCACCTGCATGTATGGGTAGATGAAATTTTGTTAGCAAACTCGGTCACCGACTTATTGAGTGAAAAATACCTTAATTATAAGGTAGGTTGTGACAAAGCCTAcccactcaaaaaaaaaatatgtatatttaaattttgaattaattAGATAAACATACCTTCATGGGTGACCTAATCACTACTTTACATTTTTAGTTTCCTTATCAACTCAATTAGATAAGAGTGTGAAGCCAAAAGATTATAACACAAATAAGATTCTTGAGtgaccaaattttttttttggaccgaAGAGTGATCACTTTTGCTAggttaataattaatttttgtcGGATCCTATCGAGAACCCATAGGCCACTAGAGTCTTATTCTAAATCAAGAAAGGGAGGCCGCCAGGGGGGGTGTGAGGAGTTCAGATCCTTCACGTAAAAATAAATCTCCTTGGTCTAGGGTCTTTGTTAACAACTCATCTGAATCGGTTCAATTTTGTGAGTAACAAAATTCAAGACATCATACCCCCAACACTACTGATCACATCTGAATGTAGCGGTCATTTCGATGCTAGATCTACAGATTAACTGCACcttaggttgcgtttggtagccaagagaagaaaagaaaagaaaaaagaatctagaaaagaaaagaaaagaattcaaaaaaaattgaattttaagagagaggtatacacataggaaatcattgtgtaatcattcatttttttgttttattatctttttatattttctcatgttttcttgtgtttttggcaagaactTTTTTTGAggggaagaaaatttcacaattcccaagacaTACCAAATAcgaagaaaaattcttaacctaaggaaaaaagtacaaaaaatattattttttcttttcttttctcctcttggctaccaaacacagccttagtggcgactaaattaaaatatataaattccATAACTCTTTTGGAAGACATGGCCGACATGTTAATTAGAAAAACCAAACACTAataattttattataataaaaccATATGATATGATAAATTTACTATAACCAAGACAATATCCACATGCAGCGCAATTATTGGATCCTCCTACTAGTGACAATGGACGCcattaattaaaaacaattaaacatAGGAAATGAATTagatttcaatatttttcttgGGAAGAAGCACTTGGTTCACCAAGTTATTAAAATTAAGGTACGAGGAACCACCAAGAGCAATGGCCTCCTCagctttcttcttccattccattgctttcttcttcatctccttaccctTATCTCCAACCACCAAGTCCCTCACAAGCCTCTCAACATCTTCCCTTTTCACATTATTATCAATCTGGTCGCCGATCCCCCAATGAACACAAGAATACCGGCAATTCGTTTGTTGCTCGGCGAAAAACGGCCAACAAATCACTGGCACACCACCACCTATGCTTTCAAGAGTAGAGTTCCAACCACTATGCGTTAAGAAACCACCTATGGCCGGGTGGTTCAACACTTTCTCTTGTGGGCACCAACTCGCTAACATACCCCTTTCTGTAGTCCGATTCTCAAACTCGGTTGGCAACATTGCTGAGTCACCCCTTACAAGATCGGGTCTTATGATCCACAAGAATGTCTGTTCACTATTAGCGAGTCCCCAAGCGAACTCAACGAGTTGCTGGGCTGTCATAACCGTGATGCTTCCAAAATTCACGTAGACCACCGAACCGGGTTCTTTTGAATTGAGCCATTGGAGACACTCCGATTCTTCTCTCCATAGATTAGACCCAATAGCCTTTAATTTCTCATCCTGAATCCGGTTCAGCAGCAAATGTAGAGGACCAATGCTGTAAATGCAAGGCAATAGAGAGGAGAGAGCATCCAAGACATCTTTCTCAAAGGCATCAAAGGAGTTTACAATAATG
This Macadamia integrifolia cultivar HAES 741 chromosome 10, SCU_Mint_v3, whole genome shotgun sequence DNA region includes the following protein-coding sequences:
- the LOC122091311 gene encoding 7-deoxyloganetin glucosyltransferase-like, which gives rise to MGPVTERKPHVVCIPYPAQGHINPMLQVAKLLHHRGFHITFVNTEYNHKRLLKSRGPDSLNGLPDFHFHTIPDGLPPSDIDGTQDIPALCESTVKTCLVPFRNLLSQLNATDGLPPVTSIVSDGCMSFTLDAAEELGIPEVLFWTPSACGYLAYMHYYLLIEKGLTPLEDLSYLTNGYLDTPIDCIPGMKDIRFQDLPSFVRTTHRDDIMLNFLNRESRRSNKATAIIVNSFDAFEKDVLDALSSLLPCIYSIGPLHLLLNRIQDEKLKAIGSNLWREESECLQWLNSKEPGSVVYVNFGSITVMTAQQLVEFAWGLANSEQTFLWIIRPDLVRGDSAMLPTEFENRTTERGMLASWCPQEKVLNHPAIGGFLTHSGWNSTLESIGGGVPVICWPFFAEQQTNCRYSCVHWGIGDQIDNNVKREDVERLVRDLVVGDKGKEMKKKAMEWKKKAEEAIALGGSSYLNFNNLVNQVLLPKKNIEI